The following coding sequences lie in one Mercenaria mercenaria strain notata chromosome 5, MADL_Memer_1, whole genome shotgun sequence genomic window:
- the LOC123559073 gene encoding heavy metal-binding protein HIP-like — protein sequence MAHLFRLLFFITTLTSFQQAAANIPNDEVFFVLLDRIDRLEASEAANKREIASLQSEMRTMKTRFLEKEESLLSEIHDLKSKLSDNDFDQDVNDLRQKLPEKPTKDDKKHDTKPSTYSAGIFHRDLFIKEEHRSMEVREAVETEVAFYATHSQHDVQHLGQNQIIVFDQAITNIGNAYNSHNGRFVAPVAGTYVFHVTMMGGDTHAVTRNHFNAYTDVDGRTYSQLWVQPHEQSSQMFIIELSAGKTVSVKNHILDDGFVGQHMSTFSGFLLYEHYRPPAIVGK from the exons ATGGCACATTTATTCAGACTACTTTTCTTCATAACTACTCTGACTTCTTTCCAACAAGCCGCGGCAAATATTCCAAATGATGAAGTGTTTTTCGTTTTGCTTGACCGGATAGACAGACTTGAAGCCAGTGAAGCTGCTAATAAACGCGAAATAGCATCACTACAATCAGAAATGCGAACGATGAAAACTAGATTCCTGGAAAAGGAGGAGAGTCTTCTTTCTGAAATACACGATTTGAAATCAAAGCTATCGGATAATGATTTTGACCAAGATGTGAATGATTTAAGGCAGAAATTACCAGAAAAGCCCACCAAAGATGACAAGAAGCATGATACTAAGCCTTCAACATACAGCGCTGGGATCTTTCATCGTGATCTTTTCATTAAAGAAGAACATAGGTCAATGGAAG TTCGAGAAGCAGTGGAGACAGAAGTCGCATTCTATGCAACGCACTCACAACATGATGTTCAACATCTCGGCCAGAATCagattattgtatttgatcaagCTATAACAAATATTGGAAACGCATATAATTCACACAATGGCAGATTCGTGGCACCCGTTGCCGGGACATACGTTTTCCACGTGACCATGATGGGCGGAGACACCCATGCGGTGACACGCAACCACTTCAATGCATATACTGATGTTGATGGCAGGACATATTCGCAGCTGTGGGTTCAACCTCACGAACAGTCTTCACAAATGTTTATCATCGAGCTTTCAGCGGGAAAAACGGTGTCGGTGAAGAACCATATTCTAGACGACGGGTTTGTTGGACAGCACATGTCTACTTTCTCTGGCTTTTTATTGTATGAGCACTACAGACCACCAGCTATTGtaggaaaataa